In Halomicrobium zhouii, the sequence CCTCGCCGACCCGCTCGCGTAGCGCGTCGACGTCGGCGGCGCCGCGGACCTGGACGAACACCGGGACGCCGGCGTGTAGCTGCGACCGGTCGACGTCGACGGTGAACCGCTCGACGACGCCCGCCTCCCGGAGTCTGGTCACCCGGTCCGAGACCGCCGGCCCCGACAGACCGACCGCGTCGCCGATGTCGCTGAAGGGCCGCCGGGCGTCCTCGGCGAGGTACCGCAGGATCTCCACGTCCGTCTCGTCGAACTCTCGCATACACGGCGTTCGGGCCCGCGCGCCAATATATCGTCCGGTCGGAGTTCAGTTTCGAAAGTTACCGTCTCCGATCGCTTCGGAATCGAAGGAGAAACCCACAAAGCCGGGGCGTCCCTACCTGTACTCGTATGAGCGAAACTATCACCGTCGAAGGGATGTCCTGCGAACACTGCGAGCAGACCGTCGCGGAGGCGCTCGAGGGCGTCGACGGCGTGACCGACGTCTCCGTCGACCGCGAGGCCGAGACGGCGACGGTCGAGGGCGACGCCGACACCGGGTCGCTCGTCGCGGCCGTCGACGACGCCGGGTACGACGCCTCGGCCTGACTGACGCGGAGGTTTCACCGATCCCCCGGAACCGACGGCTGGCTACCGTCGTTCGCGGACCGGTGGGCCCGTTCGTCCGGGGATTTTGACGGTATCGTTCGATCGTTCGATAGCTGTCTGGGCGGGGGCAGGGTCACCCCGAGCCCGTCGCCCGCTCGCGCTGGGGGTGTTCGTGGTGTGTGACAGTTCCCGCGACGGCGGTCGCCCCCTCGTCGCGGAGCAGCGCGGTTATCTCGTCGACCCGGTGGTCGGGGACTGTGACGGCGACCCGGGGGTCGTCGGTGGACGGCGCCTCGCGGAACGTTCCGACGACTCCCCCGACGAACCCGCCGACGGCGACGCCGAGACCGAGTCCGAGGAAGACGAGCGCGTACGGGCCGGCGGTCATGATCGGGCTGATCCGCGGGACCCAGAACACGTTCGCCTCCAGGCCGAGCAGCAGGAGCGCCCCGACCAGGCCGCCGACCGCGGCGCCCCACCGGAGCCCTCGTTCCTCGGGCATCGTCGTGGTCGGGTCGAAGAAGGGGTTGTCGTACGCTGGCTCCTCGGGCTCGACGTCCGCCTCCCGGAGGGCGTCACTGGCCGACTGGCTCGCCGCTTCGTCCGCGAAGGTTGCGACGAGTCGCTTCATCCGTCACCACCTGGCTCCTGTAACAGGGCGTGGAGTCGCGCCTGGACCCGTGGGTCGATCTGGTCGGTGTCGCCGACGACCCAGCCGTGGTTGTACTTGCGGTCGTAGGGCGCCGCCTCGTGGGGGCGCGTGAGGTCCGAGAGGTACCGCTCGACGTTCGAGGGGACCGACCCCTGCTCGACGAGGAGCATCGGCCCGTGTTTCCCGCGGTGGCTCTCGACGCAGGCCGGCAGGGCGATCCGCCAGTGCTCGGGGTTCGCGAAGATGAAGTTGTGCCCGCTCTCGGCGATCCCCCAGCCGATCTTGCGAGGCCACTCGCCGAACACCCACCCCTGGTTCCGGCCGACGTCGCGGTACCCGGCGAAGGCGGTGCTGAGCGTGTAGGGGTCGCCGGCGTTCGGGATCCGCTGGACGTGGCCGAACTGCGCGAGGTCGCGGGCCACTCCCTCGTCGATGGCGTCTTCGTCGCCCAGCAGGTACACGTAGGCCTCGTCGAAACGCGCTTCCAGCTGTCGCCGCGTCGGTCGGGGGATCCGGTCGCCGTCGACGTAGAGGAAACCGTCGCCGCCGTGGGCGTTCCAGGACTGGGCCGGGATCGCCCGCCGCAGGTCGTCGAGGTCGGCGACGAAGACGGTGTCACGGTGGTTCGCGTGGACGGTGCTGAGGTACTGGTCGCCGTTGGCGGCGACCTCGACGGGCGTCTCACCACCGATCCGGCTCGTCTTCAGCCCCATGTCCCGGACGGTCTGCTCGACGTCGGCGGAGACGTAGCGCTCGCCGCCGACGAGGTACACCTGGACGTTCCCGTCGACGGTGACGCCCTCCGGGTGGAGCCGCTCGATCTCGGCGCGCGTCGCGGCCGGCAGCGAGTCGCGCTCCGTCAGCAGGACGGCGCCGTCGATCGGGTGGTGGATCACCGCGACGCCGGGGAGCGCGGCCGCCAGTTCGCTGTCGTTTATCAGGATCGCCGCCCCGGGTCGGGTGTGCTCGTTGATCGCGGTGTAGACCGTCTGGGTAATCGCCGCCGCGGTCTCGTAGTCGCTTCGACCGGCGAGCCGAGTAGTCATCGTCGTGGCGGTCCACTCGCCGAAGTCGTCGGACTCGGGACCCGCCTGGTTCTCGCGGCGCCCGGTCGCTGCCAGCGCCGCGCCAGCGACACCGGTCCCGACCGGCAGGGCCGCCAGGTCGCGCAGGAACGCGCGACGGCTCCGGTCGCTCACAGCGCACCACCCGGCTTGCGGCGCTGCCTGACGAGCCGGCCGTTGACCGGCATCGCGACGACGAACCCGACGAGCGTGGCGAACACCATCACGCCGAACCAGAGGATGTTGTCGTCGCCGGGCATCATCGGGAGGTTGAGCATCATCAGTCCCCACATGCCGCCCATCATGCCGATCGAGACGCTCGTCATGCTCACCGCGACGAGCTTCGCGCCCTCGCGGATCGCCTCGCCGGTGTCGAGCCCGCGGGAGTCCCTGAGCATCGGGACGTGGAAGATTAGCCACGAGACGAGGAAGGCGACGGCGTAGACGAGGACGATGAGCACCGTCATGGCGTTCCCCAGCCAGAACAGCGGGCCGTCGAGGACGACCATGGGGATGCCGACGTAGTTGAGCAGGAACGCCGTCGCGATCATCGTACTCGCGGCGAACCCGACGCCCATCGCCGTCGCCGTGGCCGCCCGGAGCCAGTACGGTCGGAGCACGCGCGGGCCGTCCTCCGTCTCGACGACCTGCCTGCCCCGGTAGGCGAGCCAGTAGAGGGCGAAGCCGAACGGGCCGAGCAGGAGCGTCGTCAGCGGCCACACCATCTTCGTCCAGCTGTTCGCCTCGGGAATGCGGTGGCGCACGTGCGCGAACACGAACGTCGTGCCGAGGAGGCTAAATCCCGCCCACACCGCCGCGACGGCCTCGAGCGGACTGAGCCCCGCCCCCTGGTGACGGTACTGCGTGATCTCGACCGCGTAGTCCAGCCGACCCTGGGAGACCCAGGAGACCTCGTCCGTCGTCCCCATGGCGAACACGTGGTTGAACGGTCCCTCCGCGGGCGTCGAGAACCACGCCGGCTGGGTCTGCCAGGCGTAGTTCTCGGTGACGGCCGGCAGGCTCCCGTCCTCGTGGACCAGCAGGACGGGGCCGGCCTTCCCCCACTGGAGGTTCGCCGCCGAGACCGCGTGGGCCGGTTCGCCGGGGTTCACCAGCACGAAGTTGTAGTAGCCGACCTTGTCGCGCTCGTGGATGCCCCAGCCGAAGTCGCGGGACTCGTCGCGGAACTCGGCGACTTCGACGGCGTGGGACTGGGGCGTCTGGCCGGCGACCCGGGTCCACTCGACGCCGAGGTTCGACAGCGCGTCGTCGCCGATCAGCGACGGCGGCGCGAGGACGTAGGCGTGAGACGCCCCGAGTTCGTCGATCGCTCGCCGGGTCGCGTCCGGGACGCCGTCGTCGTTCGCGTAGAGGATCGGGTCCCCGGAGTACGCGCTCCAGGCCGCGGCGGGCAGCGCCCACCGGGGCGCCCCGGAACTCACCACGACGACGTTGTTCGGGCTCACATCGTCGGCGCCGCCGCCGCGGGTCGCGAGGGCGGCGGCCGTCTCGGCGGGCGACTCGCCGGCGGCCGCCGCGTCGATCGTCGTGGCGTTCGTCCCGTTCGCGCTCCCCGGCGGCGCCGCGTCCCCGTAGAGGAGGACGGCGTCGTCGCTCGCGCGGAGGTGCGTGGCCGCCAGCGCGGTCCGCCAGTCACCGCCCGGAACCCTGACGACGGTCGAGTAGTTCAGGCCCGACCCGGGCGGTCGCGCCGCCCGCGCCGTGAGTTCGCTCTGTCGCGCCGGGTCGGCGACCGGGAACCTGGTCACGTCCTTCGTCTGTACCGTCGCGTACGAACCGTTCGGCGCCTCCCCGTAGTCGAACAGGGTCAGCGCGACGACGTACAGCGGTTGCGTCGCCACGAGGATCGTTACCAGCGCAGCGGTGCCGATCGCTATCGTCTTCCAGCGGTCCATGTCTGTGTCCCTCTCGTCAGTCGTTCCGCGGTGCGGGGTCGTGCGGGCGGCGGTTACGGCGGGGATCGGTACGGCGCCAGCGACGGGCAATCCGTCTCGACGAAGGGGCGCGAGCCGCATTGTTATTGAGCCGGGAGTCGGGCCGGACAACTAGTGAGCGGCCGGACCGGCCCGTCTAATCCGGGCGTAAATCCCGGGCGCCGGGCGTCGTACGTCCGCGGACGAGTTTGGCACGGGTTATTCGGCCGGTCCGGGCCCGACCCGGCGCGACCGCGAACGTGCAGTCAGTCGGTTCGGCGGTAGCGCGACGACCTGTCACCGACCGTGGATTAACAGAGGAGCGACGCGTACGTCGACGCGTGACCGATACCATCGTCCACGCCCTCGGGATTCCCTTCGCGACCGTCACCGGCGCGGCCGCGGGCGTCCTCGCAGTGCTGTCGTGGCAGCTCTTCCGCGAGTCCCCCTTCGGTCGGGCCGTCGCGCTCCTCTCGGTCGTCGCGTCCGTGATCACGTTCTACCACGTGTTGCTCCTCGCCCTCGGGTCCGAGACGTTCGTCCTGCAGGCGCTCCGGAGCGGCGTCAACACCGTTATCGCAGGCGTGCTCCTGCTGGTCGTTCACGAGCACCGACGCCTCCGGCGCGACCGGACGGCGGACCGATAGCGATGGCGCCGCTCACGGCGTTCCAGGCGTACAACCTCGTGATCGGCCTCGTCGTCGGGGCCGAACTCGTCTACCTGCTCCGCGCCGAATCTGCCGTCACGGGCTATCGCCGGTTCATGCTCGTCACCGTCTTCGGGGTCGTCACCTTCGTCGTGGCCGGCCCGGTCGCCGAGGTGCTCGCCCCGTCCCTGGTCCACTGGGTCCACGGCGTCGGCGCGCTCCTCGTCGTGCTGGGACTGTACAGTCCCGTCCGGAACGACCTCCGCACCGAAGGGTGGGCGCGCGTGCTGCTGTGTGACCCGTCCCAGATCCGTTCACCGGCAGACTGGATGCGGCCGATGGACGACGCCATCCTGGAACTGTTTCACTCCTCGGAGCTCGTTCTCACGCCCGCCGTCGTCGCGCTGAACATCGACCGCAGCCGGGAGGCGGTCAATCGCCGGCTGACCGCCCTGGCGGACCGTGACCTCGTCGAACGCGTCGAGCGGGGGAAGTACCGTCTGACGCCGCTCGGAGAGCAGTACCTCCGGGGACGGCTTCACGTGTCGATGCTGACTCGGCAGGGAAAGGAGTCGAATCGCCCAGAGCGTGAACCGCCAGCGGAGCGGTGATATACCCGCCGGAATCGACAGGTGGCGGGCGTTCAGGCCTTCACCGCGACCCGTTCCTCGCTCTCCTCGCGCCGGACGCCGTCGAAGGCGTAGACGAACTCGGGACCGAACGCCGAGGCCGGCGTCTGGAAGCCCGGCTCGACGGCGCCCTGGAGCGCCCGGCCAGCGGCCTCGACGGCGGTCGCCGCGGTCACGTCGTAGGTGTCGGGCGTCCGGAGACGCGCCGAGACCTGTCGGCCGTCCTCGTCGATAACTTCCCCGTAGATGCGGCTCTCGCTCCGTGCGCGCTCGGTGGCCGAGGGCCCCGAAACGGCGACGTCGACCAGTTGTTTCAGCACGCTTCGGACCGGCTTCGTCCCCAGCAACGGCGCGAGGCGGCGGGTTCGCACCATCACGTCGGCGGCGTACTCGGGCACCACGGCGTAGGTCTCGATGTTGGGGATGCCCGTCGTGTAGTAGGCCGTCGAGACGTCGCCCCACGGCACGGTGACGGCAGTCTCCGGCCCGGAACCGAAGTCGAACTCCCTGGTCTTCCAGGCCATCGGGACGTCCCGGAGCCGGCCCTGCTGGCGGACCACGCCGGGGCGTTTCAGCCCGTCGATCATCGACTTGACCGTCCCCGGCGAGAACGTGCCGAGGCCGTCGATGGCGAGCGTGAGGTGGGTGGCCTCCAGGTCCTCGTCGTGGAGCTGGGCGGCCAGGCAGTCCGTCGCGACGACGTCGAACCCCACCCCGGGCAGGGACGTGATCTCGGCCGCCGAAGCCTCGGCGTCCCGCTCGGCGATGGATTCGAGGACGTCCACGTTGCCCGCGATGTCGAGGTAGTCCGTCCCGGCGTCGAGACAGGCCGAGAGCATCGGCGTCGTCGTCGCCGAGAACGGCCCGGCGCAGTTCAACACGACGTCGACGTCGCGTACCTGCCCCTCGACGACCGGCGGGTGTTCGAGGCTGAACACCGCGTGGGCAAGGCCGAGGTCGCTCGCCAGCCGCTCGACCGGTTCCGCCCGTCGCCCGGCCAGGACGGGTTCGAGCCCCTGCCTGACCGCGTGGCGAGCGATCAGCCGCCCCGCGTAGCCGTACGCGCCGTAGATGAGCAGACCGTCTGTCATGGCGACTAGTCCGGGCGGTATCGCCCTAAACAGAGAGCCTGTATCTGCAGGCCGTTCCTGGTACCAGAGAGTCCACAGCCGGCGGCGATTCGTCGGTGAAATCCCGTCGAACCGACGTGAAAGCATTTACCGCTATCGTGCGCCCCACCGGTATGCGCAGACGAGCCCTCCTGGCCACAGTCGGCGCGTCCCTGGGCGCGGGCTGTTCGGCCCTCGTTCCGGGCGACGCCGAACGGTCGACCGAGACGGTGACCAGCGTCCCGGTGAACCACACCGCGACGGACGAGTCGACGACGCCCGGCGAGGAACGCGACGTCCCGCCGACCGACGCGCGGCAAGTGGTCGAACTCGAAACCGGGCCGCGGACCCTCGCGGTCGTCGGCAACGCGCCGGAGGACGGTCCGGTCGATCGCTACGGGCCCGACGACGGG encodes:
- a CDS encoding heavy-metal-associated domain-containing protein — its product is MSETITVEGMSCEHCEQTVAEALEGVDGVTDVSVDREAETATVEGDADTGSLVAAVDDAGYDASA
- a CDS encoding cell wall-binding repeat-containing protein; protein product: MSDRSRRAFLRDLAALPVGTGVAGAALAATGRRENQAGPESDDFGEWTATTMTTRLAGRSDYETAAAITQTVYTAINEHTRPGAAILINDSELAAALPGVAVIHHPIDGAVLLTERDSLPAATRAEIERLHPEGVTVDGNVQVYLVGGERYVSADVEQTVRDMGLKTSRIGGETPVEVAANGDQYLSTVHANHRDTVFVADLDDLRRAIPAQSWNAHGGDGFLYVDGDRIPRPTRRQLEARFDEAYVYLLGDEDAIDEGVARDLAQFGHVQRIPNAGDPYTLSTAFAGYRDVGRNQGWVFGEWPRKIGWGIAESGHNFIFANPEHWRIALPACVESHRGKHGPMLLVEQGSVPSNVERYLSDLTRPHEAAPYDRKYNHGWVVGDTDQIDPRVQARLHALLQEPGGDG
- a CDS encoding DUF4396 domain-containing protein, which gives rise to MDRWKTIAIGTAALVTILVATQPLYVVALTLFDYGEAPNGSYATVQTKDVTRFPVADPARQSELTARAARPPGSGLNYSTVVRVPGGDWRTALAATHLRASDDAVLLYGDAAPPGSANGTNATTIDAAAAGESPAETAAALATRGGGADDVSPNNVVVVSSGAPRWALPAAAWSAYSGDPILYANDDGVPDATRRAIDELGASHAYVLAPPSLIGDDALSNLGVEWTRVAGQTPQSHAVEVAEFRDESRDFGWGIHERDKVGYYNFVLVNPGEPAHAVSAANLQWGKAGPVLLVHEDGSLPAVTENYAWQTQPAWFSTPAEGPFNHVFAMGTTDEVSWVSQGRLDYAVEITQYRHQGAGLSPLEAVAAVWAGFSLLGTTFVFAHVRHRIPEANSWTKMVWPLTTLLLGPFGFALYWLAYRGRQVVETEDGPRVLRPYWLRAATATAMGVGFAASTMIATAFLLNYVGIPMVVLDGPLFWLGNAMTVLIVLVYAVAFLVSWLIFHVPMLRDSRGLDTGEAIREGAKLVAVSMTSVSIGMMGGMWGLMMLNLPMMPGDDNILWFGVMVFATLVGFVVAMPVNGRLVRQRRKPGGAL
- a CDS encoding saccharopine dehydrogenase family protein, translating into MTDGLLIYGAYGYAGRLIARHAVRQGLEPVLAGRRAEPVERLASDLGLAHAVFSLEHPPVVEGQVRDVDVVLNCAGPFSATTTPMLSACLDAGTDYLDIAGNVDVLESIAERDAEASAAEITSLPGVGFDVVATDCLAAQLHDEDLEATHLTLAIDGLGTFSPGTVKSMIDGLKRPGVVRQQGRLRDVPMAWKTREFDFGSGPETAVTVPWGDVSTAYYTTGIPNIETYAVVPEYAADVMVRTRRLAPLLGTKPVRSVLKQLVDVAVSGPSATERARSESRIYGEVIDEDGRQVSARLRTPDTYDVTAATAVEAAGRALQGAVEPGFQTPASAFGPEFVYAFDGVRREESEERVAVKA